Part of the Phacochoerus africanus isolate WHEZ1 chromosome 8, ROS_Pafr_v1, whole genome shotgun sequence genome is shown below.
ATGACATCCCAAAAGATAAAGACGAAAAAGTAGCGTGGGCATTCTCCAGAAAAGCTATGCTTGGACTGACACACAACCGGGGCACTGAAGATGACGACAGCCAGAGTTACCACGGTGGCAGTTCAGACCCCTGGGAATTTGGTCACATTGGAACTGCTCTTCCTGACGTTCATGGTGCTTGTAAAAGATGTGAAGAACTAGGAGCCAAATTTGTGAAGAAACCTGATGATGGTAAATGAAAGCCTTGGCATTTATTCCAGATCCTGATGGCTACTGGATTGAAATTTTGAATCCTAGCAAAATGACAACTATTATTTAGTTCTGTGGGATACGACTTTGAGATTTCAGTGGAGACACTGTGGAAGGTAAAAAAGGAAACTGTGTGAGCCAAGATAGTCAGACAACAAAAGCATTTAAGGCTAGATGGATCATGGTCCCAATTGCAATTATTCTTAAGCCATTTCCCTTTCCTATTTCAGCTGTTTTTCCACTAACTGTTCAGTCATTCTAGTTTTAAAGCAGTGCTTTGTCTTAGGTCCTGGACTATACTTGTATAACTTTACTTTTTAAGGCAATAATTAGAACAATCCCCTTCAGAAGCTGCATTTGCTTTCTATCTCCTAAAAAAGATACAAGTCTACAAATGTGCCCTTGAATCAtcgttttcaaaacaaaacatatagcACGTATTTGCTGTGGTTACCTTCTGGAGTTTCAGTTCTTCAGAAGTAACTCTTCACAATGCAAAGAAcgctaaataaaaatgaaatttcatgtatatttccagtaatataaagtttattttagaaaagagagaTTACTTGGGAGAAATTCAAAATCATGCTGACAAGGATTCTGATAGAAAAACTAACTTCTTTACAAAGTCCTCTCAAAGTTTAAGGTCTAACCTCTTCATTTTGGATGGGGAGGAGAGTGGGAATATTATATACTAAGTGTGCGGACAGGTGGACTAGGGTGTCACATACTTTATCTCACTTACTCCTCCCCAGTATCCTGTAAGATAGAAAGCAGGCTAGATAAGCAAAATAACTTGACTGGATCCATGGCAATGTGAACAGACTCAAGTACGAAAGATTTCATCATCATTCTTACTATTTAGATTGTATCTCGAATATTAGTACCTCACTATACCTCCTCCATAGTCTGCTTTGTAAAACCTTCAGTGAGTTTAAGCACTGTCCATTCGGCTTTCGAGCCTGAGCACCACGGCGAGGGAAGAAGCAGTGGACAAATTCAGGAGCACACAAGTGCTCTGGGGATGCCCAGTTGTACCTGTACCAGTGGTGCTTATATTGTGAAGAGCCCCTACCCCAAGGTCTTCCAGAGCCCAGTGATCATTTAGGATCAATTATGTTCAGTGACAACATAACCGAGTTATCAAAAATTAGCTCAGTCGTCTTCCCTCCCATGAATGACATTTGATGGGTTTTAAAAACCAAACTGATTTTGAAAATCTCTTATGGTCCAAGTAATAAGACCATCCAGTTTGTGGTTTAGCgacattcagatttttttgtagACTCCAGTGGAAGACCTCTGGCTAGGCCTGC
Proteins encoded:
- the LOC125132084 gene encoding lactoylglutathione lyase-like, giving the protein MLRIKDPKKSLDFYTRILRMTLLQKLAFPTMTFSLYFLAYEDKNDIPKDKDEKVAWAFSRKAMLGLTHNRGTEDDDSQSYHGGSSDPWEFGHIGTALPDVHGACKRCEELGAKFVKKPDDGK